One region of Hoeflea sp. 108 genomic DNA includes:
- a CDS encoding response regulator transcription factor: MRILLVEDEPELASALRTALKRHDMVVDHAASLLEAGDYANEDAYDAIVLDRQLPDGDGLTLVPKLRARGNTTPVLVLTARSDISDRVDGLDMGADDYLAKPFAFEEFLARLRALLRRPANMQTQVIRAGDLSFDFGHREVSVRGEPMTLPRRELLVLEALFRRMGRMVQRTSLMEAVFGLDDEIQSNALDTHVSRLRRKLSEAECGVEINGVRGVGYLLREIA, encoded by the coding sequence ATGCGCATATTGCTGGTCGAAGACGAGCCGGAACTGGCTTCCGCGCTACGCACGGCGCTCAAGCGGCACGACATGGTGGTCGACCATGCGGCGTCCCTGCTCGAGGCCGGCGATTATGCCAACGAAGATGCCTATGACGCCATCGTGCTCGACCGCCAGTTGCCCGACGGCGACGGCCTGACACTGGTGCCCAAGCTGCGCGCCCGCGGCAACACCACGCCAGTGCTGGTGCTGACGGCGCGCAGCGATATCTCCGACAGGGTCGACGGGCTGGACATGGGCGCCGACGACTACCTGGCAAAACCCTTCGCCTTCGAGGAGTTCCTGGCGCGCCTGAGGGCGCTGCTGCGCCGACCGGCGAACATGCAGACCCAGGTCATCCGCGCCGGCGACCTGTCCTTCGACTTCGGCCACCGCGAGGTTTCGGTGCGCGGCGAGCCGATGACGCTGCCCAGGCGCGAGTTGCTGGTGCTGGAAGCCTTGTTCAGGCGCATGGGCCGCATGGTGCAGCGCACATCGTTGATGGAAGCCGTGTTCGGTCTCGATGACGAGATCCAGTCCAACGCGCTCGACACCCATGTGTCGCGCCTGCGCCGCAAGCTTTCGGAAGCCGAATGCGGCGTCGAGATCAACGGCGTGCGTGGCGTCGGCTACCTGTTGCGCGAGATCGCATGA
- a CDS encoding methyltransferase domain-containing protein, which yields MAASDTLSFLRAWASAPLKIGSIAPSGTSLASLMTREIGADAGKVLELGAGTGVFTKALLGRGIREQDLTLIEFNSDFAHLLRHRYPAARILEIDAAALRHLPLFDGPELGAVISGLPFLAIPPRQTSSILEGVFSNLRPGGAMYLFTYGFRCPIDQSLLDRLDLEVTRVGHTFRNIPPASVYRLVRMKPAKSYDWRFV from the coding sequence ATGGCTGCAAGCGATACTTTGTCATTCCTCAGGGCATGGGCCTCGGCCCCCCTCAAGATAGGTTCCATCGCTCCGTCGGGCACCAGCCTGGCGTCGTTGATGACGCGCGAGATCGGCGCCGACGCCGGCAAGGTGCTCGAGCTTGGTGCGGGTACCGGCGTCTTCACCAAGGCACTGCTGGGGCGCGGCATCAGGGAGCAGGACCTGACGCTGATCGAGTTCAACTCCGATTTTGCCCATCTGCTGCGCCACCGCTATCCCGCCGCGCGCATCCTCGAGATCGACGCTGCGGCACTGCGCCATCTGCCGCTGTTCGACGGACCTGAACTGGGTGCTGTCATCAGCGGTCTGCCGTTCCTGGCCATCCCCCCGCGCCAGACGTCTTCGATCCTCGAAGGCGTGTTCTCCAACCTGCGGCCCGGCGGCGCCATGTATCTGTTCACCTATGGCTTCCGCTGCCCGATCGACCAGTCCTTGCTCGACAGGCTTGACTTGGAGGTCACGCGCGTTGGACACACCTTCCGCAACATACCGCCGGCTTCTGTCTACCGTCTTGTCAGAATGAAGCCGGCCAAGAGCTACGACTGGCGCTTTGTATGA
- a CDS encoding DedA family protein: MIPSFLGFGLVGAACLAFTEKISPVPPSHVLLLFLGMTVAPDIPTLVQFMAATTVGSTLGSMIWYAGGTWLGHERADAFVKRFGRYVFLRHETYQRLAQAYRRNNFRASLVAQLVPVARTYLALEAGVLRLSFVPFALATLIGAFLWNGAFLFGGYLMRDGDHDPVTIGFRIVAIVVVAEIVFLLALRHSARKAPETSAPKPDSVFGEHDAQPR, from the coding sequence ATGATCCCATCCTTTCTCGGTTTCGGCCTTGTCGGCGCGGCCTGCCTCGCCTTCACCGAGAAGATCTCTCCGGTGCCGCCGTCGCATGTGCTGCTGCTGTTCCTCGGCATGACGGTCGCGCCTGACATTCCCACGCTCGTCCAGTTCATGGCCGCGACCACGGTCGGTTCGACGCTCGGCTCGATGATCTGGTATGCGGGCGGCACCTGGCTCGGCCATGAACGAGCCGATGCCTTCGTCAAGCGCTTCGGGCGCTACGTGTTCCTGCGGCACGAAACCTATCAGCGGCTGGCGCAGGCCTATCGCCGCAACAATTTCCGGGCTTCGCTGGTGGCGCAGCTAGTTCCCGTCGCGCGCACCTATCTGGCGCTCGAGGCCGGCGTGCTCAGGCTGTCATTCGTGCCCTTTGCCCTTGCCACGCTGATCGGCGCATTCCTCTGGAACGGTGCGTTCCTGTTCGGCGGCTATCTGATGCGCGACGGCGACCACGACCCGGTGACGATCGGCTTCCGGATCGTCGCCATCGTCGTGGTGGCCGAGATCGTCTTCCTGCTGGCGCTGCGCCACAGCGCCCGAAAAGCACCAGAAACATCTGCCCCGAAACCGGACTCGGTTTTCGGGGAGCACGATGCGCAACCCCGATAG
- a CDS encoding formate dehydrogenase subunit delta — protein MSHDDEDRMSTKQKLVYMANQIATFFDSKPHDEGVAGIAEHINKFWDPRMRRQFFELVDAGGVGMKPTVIEASVTIRRPKQDAA, from the coding sequence ATGTCGCATGACGACGAAGACAGGATGAGCACCAAGCAGAAGCTCGTCTACATGGCGAACCAGATCGCCACGTTCTTCGATTCCAAGCCGCATGACGAAGGCGTCGCGGGCATTGCCGAGCACATCAACAAGTTCTGGGATCCGCGCATGCGGCGCCAGTTCTTCGAGCTGGTCGACGCCGGTGGCGTGGGCATGAAGCCGACCGTGATCGAGGCCTCCGTCACCATCCGGCGTCCCAAGCAGGACGCAGCCTGA
- the fdhD gene encoding formate dehydrogenase accessory sulfurtransferase FdhD, which produces MTDRPAISATSRLARRASGTSVANRMVPEETPVALSYGGTTHAVMMASPADFEDFALGFSLTEGIVGSAAEIEAIEVLDVEAGIDIQIRLFDKANTRFEQRRRRLAGPVGCGLCGIESIEEAMRSVCDVHRPALHLSADDIVQAVKMLSKMQPLHAETGAVHAAGFYVPGKGVVAAREDVGRHNALDKLAGALSLAGIDGGSGAVVVTSRVSVEMVQKTAAIGAPFIIAVSAPTALAIRTAEQAGMTLVALVRGDDFDIFTHPDRLNTGAAKNVA; this is translated from the coding sequence ATGACCGACCGTCCCGCCATCTCCGCGACCTCCCGCCTCGCCCGCCGGGCGAGCGGCACGTCGGTGGCCAACCGCATGGTGCCCGAAGAGACGCCGGTGGCGCTGTCTTATGGCGGCACCACGCATGCAGTGATGATGGCGAGCCCTGCCGATTTCGAGGATTTCGCCCTCGGTTTCTCGCTGACCGAAGGCATCGTCGGATCGGCAGCCGAGATCGAGGCCATCGAGGTGCTCGACGTCGAGGCCGGCATCGACATCCAGATCAGGCTGTTCGACAAGGCCAACACGCGCTTCGAGCAGCGTAGGCGCCGCCTCGCTGGCCCTGTCGGCTGCGGTCTGTGTGGCATCGAATCCATCGAGGAGGCGATGCGTTCCGTCTGCGACGTGCACCGGCCGGCATTGCATCTTTCCGCCGACGACATCGTGCAGGCCGTGAAAATGCTTTCCAAAATGCAGCCGCTGCATGCCGAGACCGGCGCGGTCCACGCTGCCGGCTTCTATGTGCCCGGCAAGGGCGTGGTCGCGGCGCGCGAGGATGTCGGGCGCCACAACGCGCTGGACAAGCTGGCCGGCGCTCTGAGCCTGGCCGGCATCGACGGCGGCTCAGGCGCTGTCGTGGTGACCAGCCGCGTCTCGGTCGAGATGGTGCAGAAGACCGCGGCAATCGGCGCCCCCTTCATCATCGCCGTTTCGGCGCCCACGGCATTAGCCATCCGTACCGCCGAACAGGCCGGTATGACGCTCGTGGCACTCGTGCGCGGCGACGATTTCGACATCTTCACCCATCCCGACCGCTTGAATACCGGAGCCGCGAAAAATGTCGCATGA
- the fdhF gene encoding formate dehydrogenase subunit alpha gives MGLVHEIDFGTPASQSEKQVTLTVDGFSVTVPEGTSIMRASMEAGIAIPKLCATDMVDAFGSCRLCLVEIEGRNGTPSSCTTPVMPGMVVHTQTGRLKDIRKGVMELYISDHPLDCLTCAANGDCELQDMAGAVGLRDVRYGYEGDNHVRAKNNGVENFKWMAKDESNPYFTYDPSKCIVCSRCVRACEEVQGTFALTIEGRGFGSRVSPGAHELFLDSECVSCGACVQACPTATLTEKSVIEIGQPEHSVVTTCAYCGVGCSFKAEMRGEELVRMVPWKDGKANRGHSCVKGRFAYGYATHKERILNPMIRENITDPWREVSWEEAIAHTAKEFRRIQYQYGRGAIGGITSSRCTNEETYLVQKLIRQGFGNNNVDTCARVCHSPTGYGLGQTYGTSAGTQDFDSVEHTDVALIIGANPASAHPVFASRLKKRLRAGAKLIVIDPRRTEMVKSAHIQAEHHLALKPGTNVAVVTAIAHVIVTEGLFNEAFIRERCDWSEFQDYAEFVSDPRHSPEEVEKLSGVPAETIRGAARLYATGGNGAIYYGLGVTEHSQGSTTVIGIANLAMLTGNIGRKGVGVNPLRGQNNVQGACDMGSFPHELPGYRHISGDAVRDIYDSLWGVKLDDEPGLRIPNMLDAAVDGTFKGIYIQGEDILQSDPDTKHVSAGLAAMECVVVQDLFLNETANYAHVFLPGSTFLEKDGTFTNAERRINRVRKVMTPKNGYADWEVTQKLAQTMGLNWNYQHPSEIMDEVAKTTPSFANVSYDFLEKMGSVQWPCNDKAPEGTPIMHIDGFVRGKGKFIRTEYVATDERTGPRFPLLLTTGRILSQYNVGAQTRRTENVAWHAEDLLEIHPHDAENRGLRDGDWVRLVSRAGETTLRATVTDKVSPGVVYTTFHHPDTQANVITTDFSDWATNCPEYKVTAVQVSPSNGPSDWQKDYNDQAQQSRRIAGHMEAAE, from the coding sequence ATGGGTCTCGTACACGAAATCGACTTCGGCACCCCTGCCTCCCAGTCCGAAAAGCAGGTCACGCTGACCGTCGACGGCTTTTCGGTCACGGTGCCCGAGGGCACTTCGATCATGCGCGCCTCGATGGAAGCGGGCATCGCCATTCCAAAACTCTGCGCCACCGACATGGTCGACGCCTTCGGCTCTTGCCGGCTTTGCCTGGTGGAGATCGAGGGCCGCAACGGCACGCCGTCGTCCTGCACGACGCCTGTCATGCCCGGCATGGTGGTCCACACCCAGACAGGGCGTCTCAAGGACATCCGCAAGGGCGTGATGGAGCTCTACATCTCCGACCATCCGCTCGACTGCCTGACCTGCGCAGCCAATGGCGACTGCGAACTGCAGGACATGGCGGGCGCGGTAGGCCTACGCGACGTGCGCTATGGCTATGAGGGCGACAACCACGTTCGCGCCAAGAACAATGGCGTCGAAAACTTCAAGTGGATGGCCAAGGACGAGTCCAACCCCTACTTCACCTACGATCCGTCCAAGTGCATCGTCTGCTCGCGCTGCGTGCGGGCCTGCGAAGAGGTGCAGGGCACCTTTGCGCTGACCATCGAAGGCCGCGGTTTCGGCAGCCGCGTGTCACCCGGCGCGCATGAACTGTTCCTCGACAGCGAGTGCGTGTCATGCGGCGCCTGCGTGCAGGCCTGCCCGACGGCGACGCTGACGGAAAAGTCGGTCATCGAGATCGGCCAGCCCGAGCACTCGGTCGTCACCACCTGCGCCTATTGCGGCGTCGGCTGCTCGTTCAAGGCCGAAATGCGCGGCGAAGAGCTGGTGCGCATGGTGCCGTGGAAGGACGGCAAGGCCAATCGCGGCCACTCCTGCGTCAAGGGTCGCTTCGCCTATGGCTACGCCACCCACAAGGAGCGCATCCTCAACCCGATGATCCGCGAGAACATCACCGATCCGTGGCGTGAGGTCAGCTGGGAAGAAGCGATCGCCCACACGGCCAAGGAATTCCGCCGCATCCAGTACCAGTACGGACGTGGCGCCATCGGCGGCATCACCTCGTCGCGCTGCACCAATGAAGAGACCTATCTCGTCCAGAAACTGATCCGCCAGGGCTTCGGCAACAACAATGTCGACACCTGCGCCCGCGTCTGCCACTCGCCGACCGGCTACGGCCTCGGCCAGACCTACGGCACGTCGGCCGGCACGCAGGACTTCGATTCGGTCGAGCACACCGACGTGGCACTCATCATCGGCGCCAACCCGGCCTCGGCGCACCCGGTGTTCGCCTCGCGCCTGAAGAAGCGGCTGCGCGCCGGCGCCAAGCTGATCGTCATCGATCCGCGCCGCACCGAGATGGTGAAGTCCGCGCATATCCAGGCCGAGCATCACCTGGCGCTCAAGCCGGGCACAAACGTCGCGGTGGTCACCGCGATTGCGCATGTCATCGTCACCGAAGGCCTGTTCAACGAGGCCTTCATCCGCGAGCGCTGCGACTGGTCGGAGTTCCAGGACTACGCCGAGTTCGTGTCGGACCCGCGCCACAGCCCCGAGGAAGTCGAGAAGCTGTCGGGCGTGCCGGCCGAGACCATTCGCGGCGCCGCGCGGCTCTATGCCACCGGCGGCAACGGCGCGATCTATTACGGCCTCGGCGTGACCGAGCACAGCCAGGGTTCGACGACCGTCATCGGCATCGCCAACCTCGCCATGCTGACCGGTAACATCGGCCGCAAGGGCGTCGGCGTGAACCCGCTGCGCGGCCAGAACAACGTGCAGGGCGCCTGCGACATGGGCTCGTTCCCGCACGAACTGCCGGGCTATCGCCACATTTCGGGCGACGCCGTGCGCGACATCTATGACAGCCTGTGGGGCGTGAAGCTCGACGACGAGCCGGGCCTGCGCATCCCCAACATGCTGGACGCCGCCGTCGACGGCACCTTCAAGGGCATCTACATCCAGGGCGAAGACATTCTGCAGTCCGACCCCGACACCAAGCACGTCTCGGCCGGCCTGGCCGCTATGGAATGCGTCGTCGTGCAGGACCTGTTCCTCAACGAGACGGCCAACTACGCCCACGTCTTCCTGCCGGGCTCGACCTTCCTCGAGAAGGACGGCACCTTCACCAACGCCGAGCGCCGCATCAACCGCGTGCGCAAGGTGATGACCCCGAAGAACGGCTATGCCGACTGGGAGGTGACGCAGAAGCTCGCCCAGACAATGGGCCTCAACTGGAACTACCAGCACCCGTCCGAGATCATGGACGAAGTGGCCAAGACCACGCCGTCCTTCGCCAACGTCTCCTACGACTTCCTGGAGAAGATGGGCTCGGTGCAGTGGCCGTGCAACGACAAGGCGCCCGAGGGCACGCCGATCATGCATATCGACGGCTTCGTCCGCGGCAAGGGCAAGTTCATCCGCACCGAATATGTGGCGACGGACGAACGGACCGGTCCGCGCTTCCCGCTGCTGCTCACCACCGGCCGCATCCTCAGCCAGTACAATGTCGGCGCCCAGACCCGGCGTACCGAAAACGTTGCCTGGCATGCCGAGGACCTGCTCGAAATCCACCCGCATGACGCCGAAAACCGCGGCCTGCGCGATGGCGACTGGGTCAGGCTGGTCAGCCGTGCTGGCGAAACGACGCTGCGCGCAACTGTGACCGACAAGGTATCGCCTGGTGTGGTCTACACCACCTTCCACCACCCCGACACGCAGGCCAACGTCATCACCACCGACTTCTCGGATTGGGCGACCAACTGTCCGGAATACAAGGTGACGGCGGTGCAGGTGTCGCCTTCCAACGGCCCGTCGGATTGGCAGAAGGACTACAACGACCAGGCCCAGCAGAGCCGCCGCATCGCCGGCCACATGGAAGCGGCGGAGTAG
- a CDS encoding NADH-quinone oxidoreductase subunit NuoF has product MSVTIYVPGDSGALSLGADKVAKAIANEIAARGIDAKIVRNGSRGMYWLEPMVEVATEAGRVAYGPVAAKDVASLFDAGLADGGQHKLSLGDPEKLPFLARQTRLTFARCGITDPLSLADYEAHGGLTGLRNAVAMAPADIVKQVTESGLRGRGGAGFPTGIKWKTVLDTAAEQKYIVCNADEGDSATFADRMIMEGDPFVLIEGMAIAGLATHATKGYVYIRSEYPHAITAMTKAVEVARKAGVLGKSVLGSSQGFDIEIRSGAGAYVCGEETSLLNSLEGKRGVVRAKPPLPAIQGLFGKPTVINNVISLASVPIVMDKGAQHYKDFGMGRSRGTIPIQIAGNVKHGGLFEVAFGLTLGEIVDEIGGGTATGRPVKAVQVGGPLGAYFPRALFDTPFDYEEFAKRDGLIGHAGITVFDDSADMLKQARFAMEFCAIESCGKCTPCRIGSTRGVETLDKLKQNIEPEKQLALVSDLCNTMKFGSLCALGGFTPYPVMSAINHFPEDFRPATVAQAAE; this is encoded by the coding sequence ATGAGCGTGACGATCTACGTCCCCGGTGATTCCGGCGCTCTGTCGCTCGGCGCCGACAAGGTCGCCAAGGCGATCGCAAATGAGATTGCCGCTCGCGGCATCGATGCGAAAATCGTGCGCAACGGTTCGCGCGGCATGTACTGGCTGGAGCCGATGGTCGAAGTCGCGACCGAAGCCGGCCGCGTCGCCTATGGCCCGGTTGCGGCCAAGGACGTCGCCTCGCTGTTCGACGCCGGCCTCGCCGATGGCGGCCAGCACAAGCTGTCGCTGGGCGACCCTGAGAAGCTTCCCTTCCTCGCCAGGCAGACGCGCCTGACCTTCGCCCGCTGTGGCATCACCGACCCGCTGTCGCTCGCCGACTACGAGGCCCATGGCGGCCTGACCGGCCTGCGCAATGCGGTGGCGATGGCGCCTGCCGACATCGTCAAGCAGGTGACAGAGTCTGGCCTGCGCGGCCGCGGCGGCGCAGGCTTCCCGACCGGCATCAAGTGGAAGACGGTTCTCGATACCGCGGCTGAGCAGAAATACATCGTCTGCAACGCCGACGAAGGCGACTCGGCCACCTTCGCCGACCGCATGATCATGGAAGGCGACCCCTTCGTGCTGATCGAGGGCATGGCGATCGCCGGCCTGGCGACCCATGCCACCAAGGGCTACGTCTACATCCGCTCGGAATATCCGCACGCCATCACCGCCATGACCAAGGCGGTCGAGGTGGCGCGGAAAGCCGGCGTGCTCGGCAAGAGCGTGCTGGGATCCTCGCAGGGCTTCGACATCGAAATCCGCTCCGGCGCCGGCGCCTATGTCTGCGGCGAGGAAACCTCTCTGCTGAACAGCCTGGAAGGCAAGCGCGGCGTGGTGCGCGCCAAGCCGCCGCTGCCGGCGATCCAGGGCCTGTTTGGCAAGCCAACCGTCATAAACAACGTCATTTCGCTCGCCTCCGTTCCAATCGTCATGGACAAGGGCGCCCAGCACTACAAGGACTTCGGCATGGGCCGCTCGCGCGGCACCATCCCGATCCAGATCGCCGGCAACGTCAAGCATGGCGGCCTGTTCGAAGTGGCCTTCGGCCTGACGCTGGGCGAGATCGTCGACGAGATCGGCGGCGGCACGGCGACCGGCCGTCCGGTCAAGGCGGTTCAGGTCGGCGGCCCGCTCGGTGCCTATTTCCCCCGCGCGCTGTTCGACACGCCGTTCGACTATGAAGAGTTCGCCAAGCGCGACGGCCTGATCGGCCATGCCGGCATCACCGTGTTCGACGACAGCGCCGACATGCTGAAGCAGGCACGCTTCGCCATGGAATTCTGCGCCATCGAAAGCTGCGGCAAGTGCACGCCCTGCCGCATCGGCTCGACGCGCGGCGTCGAGACGCTCGACAAGCTCAAGCAGAACATCGAGCCGGAAAAGCAGCTCGCGCTGGTGAGCGACCTCTGCAACACGATGAAATTCGGTTCGCTTTGCGCTCTCGGCGGCTTCACCCCCTACCCGGTGATGAGCGCCATCAACCATTTCCCCGAAGATTTCCGGCCGGCTACGGTCGCTCAGGCTGCGGAATAG
- a CDS encoding formate dehydrogenase subunit gamma, whose amino-acid sequence MVMQPASTELAARTAAVISEMKSLEGPLIPILHGIQEEFGYVPQETLPIIADALNLSRAEVHGVFTFYHDFRHHPAGRHVLKVCQAEACQSMGSEAIAAQIKQKFGIGFHETTKDGAVTLEPIYCLGLCACAPAAMLDGEVIGRLDADKIDEIAEEVRS is encoded by the coding sequence GTGGTCATGCAGCCAGCAAGTACCGAACTCGCCGCAAGAACTGCGGCAGTGATCAGCGAAATGAAGAGCCTCGAGGGTCCGCTGATCCCGATTCTCCATGGCATCCAGGAAGAATTTGGCTACGTTCCGCAGGAAACCCTGCCGATCATCGCCGATGCGCTGAACCTGTCGCGCGCCGAAGTGCATGGCGTCTTCACCTTTTACCACGACTTCCGCCATCACCCGGCCGGCCGGCATGTGCTGAAGGTCTGCCAGGCGGAAGCCTGTCAGTCGATGGGCAGCGAGGCGATCGCCGCCCAGATCAAGCAGAAGTTCGGCATCGGCTTCCACGAGACGACCAAGGACGGCGCAGTCACGCTCGAGCCGATCTATTGCCTCGGGCTGTGCGCCTGCGCCCCCGCCGCCATGCTCGACGGCGAAGTGATCGGCCGCCTCGATGCCGACAAGATCGATGAAATCGCCGAGGAGGTCCGCTCATGA
- a CDS encoding LysR family transcriptional regulator: MIDKLEFFIALAREQHFGRAAEECGVTQPTLSAGIKQLEDILGVMLVQRGSRFQGLTPEGRQVLEWARRIVGDTRAMREEMRAARHGLSGRIRIAAIPTALAMVPKLTTPFREKHPGVTFSILSRTSIEVLSLLGNYEVDAGITYLDNEPLGRVTSVPLYAERYQLITAAGNEYSDRDKVTWEEVSTLPLCLLTPDMQNRRIIDQHLAEAGVQVRPTLESNSMIVLFSHIRTGKWSSIMPLNLAETFGFAEPIRAIPIIEPDASHTVGLVVAKRDPNTTLVQALLDEAMALAGDFRRQS, translated from the coding sequence ATGATCGACAAGCTTGAATTCTTCATCGCACTCGCCAGAGAGCAACATTTCGGACGCGCAGCCGAAGAATGCGGCGTCACCCAACCGACGTTGTCGGCCGGGATCAAGCAGCTCGAGGACATCCTCGGCGTGATGTTGGTGCAGCGCGGGTCGCGCTTCCAGGGTCTGACACCAGAGGGCCGGCAGGTGCTGGAATGGGCCAGGCGCATCGTCGGCGACACGCGCGCCATGCGCGAGGAAATGCGCGCCGCGCGCCACGGCCTGTCGGGGCGTATCCGCATCGCGGCCATCCCGACCGCACTCGCCATGGTGCCGAAGCTGACCACGCCGTTTCGCGAAAAACACCCCGGCGTCACCTTCTCGATTCTGTCGCGCACCTCGATCGAGGTGCTGTCGCTGCTCGGCAACTACGAGGTCGACGCGGGAATCACCTATCTCGACAACGAACCGCTGGGTCGGGTGACCAGCGTGCCGCTCTATGCGGAGCGCTACCAACTGATCACGGCTGCCGGGAACGAATATTCAGATCGCGACAAGGTCACCTGGGAGGAAGTGAGCACGCTGCCGCTCTGCCTGCTCACGCCCGACATGCAGAACCGTCGCATCATCGACCAGCATCTCGCCGAAGCCGGCGTGCAGGTGCGCCCGACGCTCGAATCGAACTCGATGATCGTGCTGTTTTCGCACATCCGCACCGGCAAATGGTCGTCGATCATGCCGCTCAACCTGGCGGAAACCTTCGGTTTCGCCGAGCCGATCCGGGCAATCCCGATCATCGAGCCCGACGCCAGCCACACGGTCGGACTGGTGGTGGCAAAACGCGATCCGAACACCACGCTCGTGCAGGCGCTGCTTGACGAAGCCATGGCGCTAGCAGGCGATTTTCGCCGCCAGTCCTGA
- a CDS encoding VOC family protein: MLGHTNAIANIAVRDLGRARNFYIGTLGLSEVEAMGEEVAVLKSGSSLVNVYRSEFAGTNKATAVTWAVGGDIDRLVKELKLRGVVFEHYDMPDTKLDGDVHVFGDLRVAWFTDPDGNILNLINQ, translated from the coding sequence ATGCTTGGACACACCAACGCCATCGCCAACATCGCGGTCAGGGACCTCGGCCGCGCCAGGAACTTTTACATCGGCACGCTTGGGCTGTCAGAGGTCGAAGCCATGGGCGAGGAAGTTGCCGTGCTAAAGAGCGGCAGCTCGCTCGTCAACGTCTACCGCTCCGAATTCGCCGGCACCAACAAGGCGACCGCAGTCACCTGGGCGGTGGGTGGCGATATCGACCGGTTGGTCAAGGAGCTGAAGCTCAGGGGTGTCGTCTTCGAGCACTACGACATGCCGGACACTAAGCTCGACGGCGACGTGCACGTCTTCGGCGACCTGCGCGTGGCGTGGTTCACCGATCCCGACGGGAATATCCTGAACCTGATAAACCAGTAG
- a CDS encoding SRPBCC family protein: MTILAIIVGIIVLAIIAILAIAATKPNNFVVQRTIDVAAAPETVFALINDFHKWRDWSPWEGLDPDLKRKMSGAESGRGAVYEWNGNKKVGSGRMEIVEAAAPNKIAIKLDFLRPFEAHNMAEFTMVPQGQTSRVKWAMRGPSTFMTKVMQTVMNFDKMIGKDFEKGLANLKATAERG, from the coding sequence ATGACCATTCTCGCCATCATAGTCGGCATCATCGTTCTGGCGATCATTGCCATTCTGGCAATTGCCGCGACCAAACCGAACAATTTCGTCGTCCAGCGGACGATCGACGTCGCCGCCGCTCCGGAAACGGTCTTCGCGCTGATCAACGACTTCCACAAATGGCGCGACTGGTCGCCCTGGGAAGGACTCGACCCCGACCTCAAGCGCAAGATGAGCGGTGCGGAGTCCGGCCGCGGCGCGGTCTATGAATGGAACGGCAATAAGAAAGTCGGCTCAGGTCGCATGGAGATCGTCGAGGCGGCAGCACCGAACAAGATCGCCATCAAGCTCGACTTCCTCCGGCCGTTCGAGGCACACAACATGGCCGAATTCACGATGGTGCCCCAGGGACAGACGTCCCGGGTGAAATGGGCCATGCGGGGACCATCGACCTTCATGACCAAGGTGATGCAGACGGTCATGAACTTCGACAAGATGATCGGCAAGGACTTCGAAAAGGGCCTCGCCAATCTCAAGGCCACCGCCGAGCGGGGCTGA
- a CDS encoding DoxX family protein, translating to MHSAIETPAISNSALWTGRVFSGLVIAFLIFDAVIKLVPLQVVIDTTAALGFPPELARTLGVLTLACTVLYAWPRTAVLGAILLTGYLGGAIAIHVRIGNPLFTHTLFGVYLGLMLWGGLYLRNERLRALIPFVR from the coding sequence ATGCATTCGGCAATCGAAACTCCCGCCATTTCCAATTCCGCCCTGTGGACCGGTCGCGTTTTTAGCGGCCTGGTCATCGCCTTCCTGATCTTCGATGCAGTCATCAAGCTCGTTCCGCTGCAGGTGGTGATCGACACCACCGCAGCCCTCGGCTTTCCGCCGGAACTGGCCCGCACGCTGGGAGTGCTGACGCTGGCCTGCACGGTGCTCTATGCCTGGCCGCGCACCGCCGTGCTCGGTGCGATCCTTCTTACCGGCTATCTCGGCGGCGCCATCGCCATCCATGTGCGCATCGGCAATCCGCTGTTCACGCACACGCTGTTCGGCGTCTATCTCGGCCTAATGCTCTGGGGCGGCCTCTACTTGCGCAACGAGCGGCTTCGCGCTCTGATCCCGTTCGTCCGCTAA